A stretch of DNA from Microbacterium sp. LWS13-1.2:
TCGGAGTCGACGACCGTCACCGTCACCGTGGCGGATGCCGCAGCCGAGTCGGCGCCGGAGTGGTGCGGCGTCGAGCGCTGCCTCGTCGAGTGGCCGCAGCCGGAGGTCGCGCGCGGTGGCACGGTGACCGTGCCGGTGCTCCCCGGCTGGGTGGACCCGGAGGGCGACCCGCTGCTGCTGCTGTCGGTCGAGAACGTGACGGGGACCGGAAGCGTCGCCTCGACACCGGGCGGCGACGTCGTCTACCAGCACAGCGACACCGGTGACGGGGGCGAGCAGCTCATCGAGCTCGCGGTCACCGTCGCCGACACCCAGGGGCAGACGGCGGTGAAGTCGCTCACCGTGAAGGTGTCGCCGCAGCCGCAGCTGGCCGCCCAGTCGTTCGCCGTCACCGACACGGTGGCATCGGGCATGACCATCGACGTCGCAGACCACGTCACCGGCACGGCGGGAACGCTCTCGCTCGAGTCGGTGCGCGTACTCGACGACGCCGCAGCGACGGCGACCGTGGTCGGCGGCTCGACGTCGTTCGACTTCACGGCGCAGAACCCCGGCACGTTCCGCGTCGACTTCACGGTGACGGACGGCGTCAGCGAGGCGGCCGGCACGGCCCGGATCACCCTGCTGCCCGCCGATGCGCCCGCCCAACTCTCGACCTCGCCGGTGGTGGCGTTCGTGCACCCCCAGCAGGACGCCACGCTCGAGGTCTTCGACGCGGTCTCGAACCCGACGCGCCGCGTGCTGCTGCTGAGCGACGTCACCGCGCGAGCCGACGACGGCGCCACCCTGTCGGTCGACGCCGTGGGCCAGAACCACCTGCGGGTGTCGGGCACGACGGCGGACGGCGCCGCCGGCCGGCTGGGCACGGTCTCGTACGTCGTGAGCGACGGCACCGAGGACACCGGCGCGAGCGTCCAGGGCGAGGCCACGGTGTACCTGCTGCCTCCGGCGCCCGAGCTCGCGCCGATCGCCGTCGACGACACCGTGGTGGTGCGCGCCGGCGCGCAGATCGACATCCCGGTGCTCGACAACGACATCGCGCCGTCGGGCGGGCTGCCCACCCTCAACCCCGCGTCCGTGCGGTCCTCGTCCGATGGGGCGCTGGCCTTCGCATCGGGCGACCTGCTGCGCTACCTGGCGCCCGGCGAGCCCGGCGAGTACGGCATCGAGTACTCGGTGTTCACCACCGGTGCGCCGGCGCTCGCCGACACCGCGGCGGTGCGGGTGCGGGTCATCGACGCCGACGCCAACCGCGCACCGACGGCCGACACGCTCGAGGGCCGCGTGCTGAGCGGCCAGTCCGCGCTCATCGAGTTCGACGGCTTCGGGATGGATCCCGACGGCGACGTCGTGACGCTGGACCGCATCGTCGCCCAGCCCGAGCGCGGAGCCGCCACGATCACGGCCGACGGCGCGTCGATCATGTACACGAGCGTCCCGGGTGACAGCGGGCAGGTGTCGTTCCGCTACCGCGTCGTCGACGCGTTCGGCGAGACCGCCGAGGGCACCGTGCGGGTCGGCGTGCTGGACAGCGAGGCCAACCCGAGCCCGGTCACCTTCACCGACTACGTGCAGGTGCAGGCGGGCGACGGCAACACGATCCGCGTGAGCCCGCTCTCGAACGACGTCGATCCGACGATGGGCGAGCTGCGCGTGACCGACATCCGTCCCGACGTGCCGGCGACCCTCATCGACGGCAGCGACAATCCGGAGTACGAGCGTCTCGGCGACCAGATCGTCGCCGTCGACGACGCGACGGTCCGCATCGCGGCGGGCGACGAGCCGGCGACGATGTCCTTCCTCTACGACGTGGAGTCCTCGTCGGGCAACACGGGGCGCGGCCTCATCGTGGTGCGGGTGGTGCGCGAGAGCGTGCCGGACTACCCGGTCGTCGCCGACACCAGCCTCACCGTCGAGAGCCGCGAGGACTTCCCGCGGGGCGTCGACGTGCTGGCGGGCAAGGTCACGTGGTCGGGCGGCGACGCCGGCGACCTCGAGCTCTCGCTGTGGGGCGACCCGCAGGGGGTGGCGGTGCAGGGCTCGCGCCTGCGCGGCGCGCTCCCCGAGACCACGCAGCTCATCCCCTTCGCCGTGACCGGCGAGAGCGCTGCCGGTGAGGTCACGTCGTACGGGTTCCTCCGCGTGCCGGGTGACGACGACCTTGCGCTGACTCTCCGCGCAGGCGCGGCATCCCCCGAAGTCACCGAGCTCGAGTCGGGGACCTTCGACATGGCGAGCCTCGTCGCACGCCCACGCGGTGCGCTCATCGAGATCGGCGACGACGTCCGGGCATCCGGAGCCCGTGCGGAGGCCGCGTGCGCGATCGATTCGGGCACGGTCATCCGCTACGACGCCGGAGCGGGCGCACCGTGGGTGGACGCGTGCCAGGTGCCGGTGCGGCTGTCGGGCGACGAGGAGTGGACTCTCCTCTCGGTGCCGATCGTGGTGCACCCGCGCGATCCGCAGCCCGAGCTGCGTCCCGGCTCCATCACGGTCGGTCCCGGCGAGACCGCGTCGTTCGACCTCAAGAACATGACCACATGGCAGCTGCGCGAGGACTGGGACGGCATCGTGTACGCGACCGAGCACTCGGGCACCGCGTTCCAGGTGACGCAGGAGGGCTCCACCGTGACCGTGACCGGCGCCGATCGCGCCGTCCAGGGGTCGGAGGAGGCCGTCCTGGTGTCGGTCACGAGCCACCCCTCGGTGACGCCCGCGCGCCTCATCCTCCGCGTCGGCGCCGCGCCGTCGACGCTGCCGCAGGGCGGCTCCGTCGTGCAGCAGTGCTCGCAGGCGTCCGGCTCGTCGTGCACCATCCCGGTCATCGGCGCGGGCGGCGAGGTCAATCCGCTGCCGCGCACCCCGCTCGAGGTCGTCGATGTGCGGCCGACGGGATCGTGCGCAGGCGTGGGATTCCAGGTCGCGTCGGCGACGTCGATCACGGCGACGTGGACGACGGATGCCCCGGGGGCGACGTGCACCGCCACATTCTCGGTCCGCGACGCCCAGGGCCGGGTCACGAACGCCGAGCGCGACGGGCGCGTGCTGCTGGATCTTCTGGGATACCCCAAGTCGCCCGCGAGCATCAGCCAGGCGTCCTACGCCGACGGCACCGTGACGCTCAGGGTCGACCCGGGACAGGCACGCGCGGCGTATCCGGCGCTCTCCGGCTTCGTCATCCGCTCGGGTGGCCAGGAGGTCGCGCGGTGCGCCGCGGACGGCGTCTGCCCGCCCGTCGCAGCCCCCAACGGCGAGCAGCGCACCTACGAGGCGTGGGCGGTAAACGCGGTGGGCGAGTCGAAGGGGAGCGTCCGCACCCTGGCCTGGGCGTACGACGCGCCGCTCGCGCCGACGAGCGTGACGGCCGCCCCCGTCGTCACCGGCGACGGCGCCGGCGGGATCGTGTCGCTCGTGATCGACGGCATCGAGGTGGGTGAGACGGGAAGCCTCGAGATCTCGAGCCCCGTCGGCGAGGTGGTGCGCGTGCCGGTCAACGGCAACCGGACGAGCGTCGAGGTGCCCTGGTACCGCGTGGGCAGCAACACCGCCTCGCTGATCACCGTGACGCCCTACTCCCGCTTCGACCTGCCGCCGGGGCTCGGCGGCAGCGCATCGGGCGCCGCCGCGACCGTGCAGGCCAACGGCATCGGCAGTCCGCTGTCGCCGCAGCTGACGCTCAGTGCGGTGTCGAACGGCGACGGCACCGCCACCGTCACGGCGCGTGGGTCGGCCGTGGTCAACGGCGACGGATCGGGCCTGCGCTACGGAATCGTGCAGGACGGTGACCGCTGCAGGGTCATCGACGGCGGCGAGACGGCCACCTTCCCCGGGCTGGAGGACGGCGAGGAGTACGCGTTCCGGATGTGCGTCGAGTCGTGGTGGGACGACGAGTCCTTCGGCCGCGTCGAGACGACCGCGACCGTCCGCGCCCAGCAGTCGGGCAGGGCGCCGCAGGGCTGGACGTTCGCCGTTGACGGCAGGCCGAACGTGCAGGAGCAACGCGCCGACTGGGTGATCCGCGAGAACCCCACCACGACCGAGCGGCTTCCGAACCGCAACCGCGCCGAGTTCCAGGGATGGGGCCCCGGCAGCACGGTGTTCGGCCAGGATCCCGGCATCCAGGTGCGATACGTCCACGAGTTCTGGGGCACGGCGACCACGTGGTCGACCGTGACCCCGCGCGCCGGCAGCGCCCCGTACCAGGTGCAGGCGAACTGGACCGTCACATCGTGCGTCGGCGGGAGCCCGCTCGCCTACCGCGGCCAGTCGTCGAACGCCCCGAACGGCTCGTCAGCCGTCTTCGCCTTCGGGAACTCCCAACTGCGCTACTACGACGAGGACGAAAGGCTGCTCCCGCACACGGTCGACACGTGGGACGTGCCCATCGGCGCGAAGCGGGTCGAAGGCATCTCCGTGACGGTGAACTGGGACGCCCAGGGCTGGGGGCTGGCCCCCGCGAGCACCGAGTTCTCGGCGGCGTGCCAGCCGAACAACGGCAACCCCGAGCCGCCCCCCGCACCCTGACCACCGGCATCCATCCGCTCGCCGCAGGCCCCACCCGCACACCACAGAGGACAGCACATGACGATCACCCAGGAGCAGGCCGACTGGTTCGCGCAGACGTTCGGGCAGATCGCCGACAACGTCGAGCGCGCCGTGCTCGGCAAGCGCCACGTCGTCGAGCTCGTCCTCACCGCGATGCTCAGCGACGGCCACGTGCTGCTCGAGGACGTGCCGGGCACGGGCAAGACCTCCCTCGCCCGGGCGATGGGGCAGTCGGTGCAGGGCACCAACACGCGCATCCAGTTCACGCCCGACCTGCTGCCGAGCGACATCACGGGGCTCAGCGTCTACGACCAGAAGGAGGGCGTGTTCGAGTTCCATGCCGGCCCGATCTTCGCCAACATCGTGCTCGCCGACGAGATCAACCGTGCGAGCCCCAAGACCCAGTCGGCGCTGCTCGAGGTCATGGAGGAGGGGCGCGTCACGATCGACGGCGTCTCTCGCGAGGCCGGCATCCCGTTCCTCGTGCTCGCCACGCAGAACCCCGTCGAGCAGGCCGGCACGTACCGTTTGCCCGAGGCGCAGCTCGACCGCTTCATGATGCGCACGTCGCTCGGCTACCCCGACCACGCCGCGACCGTCCGCATCCTCGACGGCGCGGCGATCGCGACCGCCGACCTCGGCCCGATCATCACGCCGCAGGCCCTGGTCGGGATGGCCGACCTCGCGGCCCAGGTCTACGTCGACGCGCTGGTGCTCGACTACATCGCGCGGCTGGTGGACGGCACCCGCACGGCCGACGAGGTGCGCCTGGGCGTCAGCATCCGCGGCGCGCTCGCCCTCACCCGCGCTGCGCGCACCCGCGCCGCCTCGCAGGGCCGCACGTACGCGACGCCCGACGACGTCAAGACGCTCGCGGTGCCGGTGCTCTCGCACCGGCTGATCCTCCACCCCGAGGCCGAGTTCGACGGGGTCACCCAGGAGACCGTGGTCGGCCAGGTGCTGCTCGACGTGGCGCCGCCCGCGAGACGCGAAGCGGTATGAGCACCCCCGAGCGCGCCGCCGCCGGGCGGGGGGACCGCCGACGCGGCGGGACGGGCACCCTCGAACCGCGCATCACCCGCACGGTCTCGTCCACCGGCACCGAGGGTCGCACGCACCTCACGACGACGCTGACCGGCACCGCGACGAGCGTGGAGCCGCGGCGCGGTCGCACGTTCGTGCGCGCGGCGGTCTGGTGGACGGCGGCCTGGCGGGCGGCGGGCGCAGGGATCTCGACGGCCGCCGCATGGTCTGCACGCACGGTCCGGCCCGCCGGCGTCCTGGCGGCGGTCGCGGCGACGGCCGGGCTGCTGCTCGGCGTCGCGTTCGGCTGGGTCGAGTTCATGGTCGCGGGGGCGGCATCCCTCCTCCTGCTGCTCGCCGCCGTGCCCTTCCTGTTCGGCGCGCGCGCCTACGACGTCGATCTCACGCTCACGCACCAGCGGGTCGTCGCGGGCGACGGCGTCGACGGGCGCATCATCGTGCGCAACGACGGCCACCGGGTCGCGCTTCCAGGTCGCATCGACGTCGCGGTGGGCGCCGGGCTGGTGGAGTTCGGTGTGCCGCTGCTGCGTCCCGGCCACGCCATCGAGCAGCCGCTGGAGATCCCCGGCCTCGCCCGCGGCATCGTGACGGTGGGTCCGGCGACGACCGTGCGCAGCGACCCCATCGGGCTGCTGCGCCGGGAGCACTCGTTCCCCGACGTGCACGACCTCTACGTCCATCCCCGCACCACCGGTCTGCCCTCGACGAGCGCGGGGCTCATCCGCGACCTCGAGGGCTCTCCCACGCGACGGCTCGTCGACGCCGACATGTCGTTCCATGCGATCCGCGAATACGTGCCCGGCGATTCGCGCCGCCAGATCCACTGGCGCTCGACGGCGAAGACCGGGCGCCTCATGGTGCGCCAGTACGAGGAGTCACGGCGCTCCCGCATGGCCGTCGTGCTCGCCGTGGCCGCAGCCGAGTACGCGGACGCCGACGAGTTCGAGCTGGCGGTGTCGTGCGCCGCGTCGCTGGGCCTGCGCGCCGTGCACGACGCCCGGGACGTGCAGATCGTCACCGGCTCGGAGATCCCGCGGGTGGTCCGCGGCCGCCTGCGCGCGATCCGCCGCATTCCCGCCGCGGCGCCCCGCCCGATGCTCGACGGGTTCAGCGGCGTCGACCTGCTCGAGAGCACGATGCCCGTGGGCGAGGTGTGCCGCCTCGCCGCCGAGTCGGGCGAGCGCCTCTCGATCGCGTTCGTCGTCGTCGGCTCGCGCGTGCCGCTCACGCGGCTGCAGCAGGCGGCGCTCGCCTTCCCGGCCGACACGGCCGTCGTCGGCATCATGTGCGACGAGCGCGCCCACCCCCGCATGCAGCCGCTGTCGAGCATGACGGTGCTCACGGTCGGCACCCTCGATGACCTGTCGGGCCTGCTCCTGCGGGGAGCCACGTCGTGAGCGGCCCGATCCCCGTGCCGATGAGGACGGATGCCGCATCCGCGGGTGCCGCAGAGACGTCGGCTCTGCGCGCTCCCCGCCTGGTGCCCCGCATCGGCGTGGGCGTGGCGTTCGCGGTGGTGATCGCCGCGATCGCGGCGGTGGCCGCCTGGCCCATCTACCGCTCCGGCTCCTTCACGGTGCTGGTCGTCGCCGGAACCCTCGTGGGCGGCGGCACCGCCGCGCTGGCGTGGTGGCGGGGCTGGAACGGCTGGTCGGTCGCGGGACTCCTCGCTGCCGCGGTGCTGCTGCTCGGCATCCCGCTGGCCGTCCCCTCGCGGCTGGGATCACCGCAGGACCTGCTCCGTGGGCTCGGCGAGCTGGCGAGCGGCCTCGTGCTGGGGTGGAAGGACCTCGTCACCGTCGAACTGCCCGTCGGCTCATATCGCAACCTGCTCGTGCCCGCCCTCGTGGTGTTCCTCGTCGGCACCTGCGCGCTGCTCCTGCTGGCCTGGCGCCAGGACAGCGCCGCCTGTGCCGCCGTTCCGGTGGCCCTCGGCATGGTGACGTTCGGGCTGTTCTTCGGACGCACCACCGTGAGCGTCCCGTGGCAGCTCGGCCCGGTCGCGCTGTACGCCCCGGTCGAGACGGCCGTGGGCATCGCCGGTCTCGTGACCTGCCTGCTGTGGCTCGCGTGGCGCACCCACGACGAGCGCATCCGCGCGCTGCAGCGGGCCGCGGCATCCAGCGGGGTGCGCATCTCCCGCCGGCCGACGGGTGCCGACCGCCGCCGGACGGCTCTCGGGGCCGCCATGGTGGCGGGCGCCCTGGTGCTCGCGGTGGCCGTCGTGCCCTTCGCCGCCCGCGGCGCGGAGCGCGACGTGCTGCGCTCGGCGGTCGGCCCCGACATCGATCTGTCCGCCGAGGTCAGCCCGCTGGCGGAGTATCGCGCCCTGTTCGGCGACGACCGCGCCGACGACGTCCTGTTCACGGTGGAAGCGGCCGAAGGCTCGGGGATCGCGCTCCCCGAGCGCGTGCGCATCGCGACCCTCGACGCGTACGACGGCGAGGTCTTCCGCTCGGGCGGCGAAGGCGCCGTCGACGCGGGCCGGTTCGTGCGGGTGCCCTCGATTCTCGACGCGGGTGAGGGATCGCCGGTCGAGGCGCGCGTCGAGATCGACGCCTGGGACGGGATCTGGATGCCGACCGCCGGCCGCCTCTCGACGGTCGAGTTCGAGGGCGACAGGTCGGCGTCGCTCGCCGACCGGTTCTACTACAACGCCGCCGCGGCGGCCGGCGTGCAGACCGCCGGCGGCGGGCTCTCCGCGGGCGACAGCTACGTCGTGCGCGGGGTCGAGCCGCCGACCGCGGACCTGGCCGAGCTCGAGGCGCCCGGAAGCCCCGGCGGGGTTGCCGCCCCCGAGAGCCTGCGCACGTGGATGGACGAGCATGCCACGGGCTCGGGCGGCGCCGCCCTCGCCGGGCTGGTGTCGCTGCTGCGGGAGCGCGGCTACCTCAGCCACGGGCTCTCCCGCGGAGCGGAGCAGCCCGCGTGGGCGGCAGCGCTCCCCGATTACACGTTCCAGCCGAGCGCCTCGGGCCATTCGCTGGCCCGTGTCGACACCATGTTCGCGCGCCTGCTCGAGCGCGAGACGGATCAGCGGGCTACCGCGTCCGACAACTACGTCGCCGCGATCGGCGACGACGAGCAGTTCGCGGTGGCCGTCGCCCTCATGGCCCGCGAGCTCGGATTCCCGTCGCGCGTCGTGCTCGGCGCGCGCCTCACCTCGGCAGAGCCCGGTCTCGCCACCTGCGACGACGGCGCATGCCGCGCGCAGGACCTCACGGCGTGGACCGAGGTGCAGTCTGCCGCCGGTGAATGGGTCGCCGTCGACGTGACGCCGCAGTACGCCGTGTCGCCGAGCCTGGACGTCACCGAGCAGCGAGACCCCGAGAACGTCACCGAGGTGCGCCCCGAATCGGTCGAGGAGGTCGTGCCGCCGGATCCCGCGCAGGAGGACTCGGGGCAGGAACGCACCCCCGAGGAGGACTCCGCCGTCGACCTCGCGTGGCTCTGGCCGGCGCTGCGCATCGGCGGCATCGCGCTGCTGGTGCTCGCCCTGGCCTTCGGCCCGCTGCTGATCGTCGTCGGGACGAAGGCCGCCCGCCGCCGGGCTCGGCGACGCACCGGCACCCCGGCAGCGCGCATCGCCGGGGGCTGGGACGAGTACGTCGACGCCGCGCTCGACACGGGCCGCACAGCACCGAAGACGCTCACCCGGAGCGAGCTCGCCGCCGCCTTCGCGACGTCCGCCGGGGCGGAGCTCGCGCGCGCCGCAGATCGTGCCGTCTTCTCGCGCGCCGAGCTATCGGCCGACGAGGCTCGGCGCTACTGGGCCGCCGTCGACGCCGAGCGGCGGATACTGCGCCGCGAAAAAGGGTTCTGGCGCGGAGCCCGCGCGACCGTATCGTTGAGATCGTTGCTCCGACCACTGGCGCCCGAAACGGGCGTCCGCAGCAGATTCGCCGAGAGGGGGAGACGACGGGCCCAGCCTGTGCGTCCCATGCCATGAACGCCACCGATGCCACCGCCGCCGTCTTCGGGACGCTGACCGGTCTCCTCCTGTTCGCCGGCCTCTACGTCTGGACGGCCCTCGCGCTGTCAGCGGTGTTCCGCAAGTCCGGCGAGGAATCCTTCAAGGCCTGGGTGCCGATCCTCAACATCGTCGTCGTCCTGCAACTGGCGGGGCTGTCGCCGTGGCTCGTGATCCTGGCGTTCTTCCCGTTCGTGAACATCGCGTTCCTGGTGATCCTCGCGATCGCGCTGTACCGCCTCAACGTCGCGTTCGGGTTCGGTGCGGGCATGACGGTGGTCGGCGTCCTGCTCTTCCCGGTCTGGGCGTCGATCGTCGGCTGGGGGAGCGCCCGCTGGGTCGGACGCGAGCAGTCGTCCGCATCCCGCGGCGCGCACGGCGGCGGCGTCCGCCGCGGGTCGGCCGACACCGCCGGCCTTCCGCCGCTGCCGCCGTTCCCGACGCCGGCCCCGCACTCCGGCGAGGGCGCCGCGTTCCCGGCGGCTGCGACCGGGGCCAGCGGATTCGCCCCGCCCCCGAACGCCGCTCCCGCGTTCCCGGCGACGAACGTGCCCGCCGCGCCGGCCGCCGACGCGCACGAGGTCGCACCGCCCGTGGGCGGCTGGACGCCCCCGCCGCTTCCCGGTCGCCCGGTCGCCGCTCCCGTCGCCGCCGGCTGGGCCGAGGACGACGCGCACGACGCCGAGCCGGCGCCCGCAGACCGGTGGCAGGGCTTCGGCCAGGATGCCGCCGACCTGAGCTCCGAGGTCACCGGCGCCGTGCCCGGTGCTCCCGCCCCCATCTCGGCCGTTCCGATCGCTCCCCGGTCGTTCGTCTCGCCCGCGCCGGTCTCCTCCACCGCCGCTCCGGTGGCGGCATCCGACCCGTCCGCCGCGCCCGAGGGCAGCACGGGGGAGCACCTCACCCGCCCGCCCGTGATGCGCGTCCCGGTCGCCGACGCCCCGAGTGCCGAGGCCGAGCCGTGGGCTCCGGCACGCTCGCCGATGAGCGACGCAGACGCCTTCCCCGAGGCGTCCGGTCCGGTCTCGGCGATCGCCGGGGCTCCGGACGCCGGTGTGCCGCTCTCGGCGCGGTCGTCGGTGTCGGCATTCCACGGCAAGCCCGAGATCCCCGACGAGGACGTCTTCGACGAGACGATCATCGCCCGCCGCAAGCGCACCGACTGGACCCTCGTCCCGCCCACCGGCGACCCCGTCGCGCTGTCGGCGGAGGTCGTCATCCTCGGCCGGCGCCCGGCCGGCGACCCCGATTTCCCCGGCGCGCAGCTGGTGTCGATCCACGACGGGACGGTGTCCAAGACGCACGCGAGGCTGACGCTGCGCGACGACCGCTGGTACGTGACCGATCTGGACTCGACCAACGGCGTCCTCTTCGCGACGGTGATGGGCACCGAGGTCGAAGCGCCCACCGGTGAAGAGGTCGAGGCCGGAGACCGGTTCCTTCTGGGCGACGCCGAGGTCCGGCTGCGGCGGAGCGACGGGTGATCGACCCCGACGACGAGCGCACCGCCCTGTCGCGGCGCGCCGTG
This window harbors:
- a CDS encoding Ig-like domain-containing protein — protein: MRRGTVTGLVAAGAVAAAVIGVSIVWPGLDAQETPDVDTAVWALQTGDGRRYARVNTSVGELDTVRSISNPDQVVQTGDAAYLFSDSYSTLTRIDAAMPEDLDEEALQTSQKTPPGTTEVVTAGDYVAYLTDSGAVFAGRLSSGSASQLDPFRTDDEDTPQYTAEAIAVDARGVLFAYSRADGSVLRYDVRDGQVRDRDTLDADGLAAPAITAARDTWAVVDTEDGDVWLRGQDGPVRTPTTGTVVVGAPDAGGTDVYLADDTALVRVPADGSSMATEVGGGTGTVLGTPAQPVTHDGETYAAWLGTGDAGGLLWRSNGATVVLDYGAEAMGDQVRPVFVASDSAVILNDTRSGWAWSVPDGALIASSQDWSLDDRTDPDAVPSGEQLQVVLDPKPPIAEPDAFGVRSGALASLPVLMNDHDPNEDVLTIDPASVTGLDPAFGAVTVTDDDQRLAVRVQPGATGSATFSYAVTDGTTENGLMSESTTVTVTVADAAAESAPEWCGVERCLVEWPQPEVARGGTVTVPVLPGWVDPEGDPLLLLSVENVTGTGSVASTPGGDVVYQHSDTGDGGEQLIELAVTVADTQGQTAVKSLTVKVSPQPQLAAQSFAVTDTVASGMTIDVADHVTGTAGTLSLESVRVLDDAAATATVVGGSTSFDFTAQNPGTFRVDFTVTDGVSEAAGTARITLLPADAPAQLSTSPVVAFVHPQQDATLEVFDAVSNPTRRVLLLSDVTARADDGATLSVDAVGQNHLRVSGTTADGAAGRLGTVSYVVSDGTEDTGASVQGEATVYLLPPAPELAPIAVDDTVVVRAGAQIDIPVLDNDIAPSGGLPTLNPASVRSSSDGALAFASGDLLRYLAPGEPGEYGIEYSVFTTGAPALADTAAVRVRVIDADANRAPTADTLEGRVLSGQSALIEFDGFGMDPDGDVVTLDRIVAQPERGAATITADGASIMYTSVPGDSGQVSFRYRVVDAFGETAEGTVRVGVLDSEANPSPVTFTDYVQVQAGDGNTIRVSPLSNDVDPTMGELRVTDIRPDVPATLIDGSDNPEYERLGDQIVAVDDATVRIAAGDEPATMSFLYDVESSSGNTGRGLIVVRVVRESVPDYPVVADTSLTVESREDFPRGVDVLAGKVTWSGGDAGDLELSLWGDPQGVAVQGSRLRGALPETTQLIPFAVTGESAAGEVTSYGFLRVPGDDDLALTLRAGAASPEVTELESGTFDMASLVARPRGALIEIGDDVRASGARAEAACAIDSGTVIRYDAGAGAPWVDACQVPVRLSGDEEWTLLSVPIVVHPRDPQPELRPGSITVGPGETASFDLKNMTTWQLREDWDGIVYATEHSGTAFQVTQEGSTVTVTGADRAVQGSEEAVLVSVTSHPSVTPARLILRVGAAPSTLPQGGSVVQQCSQASGSSCTIPVIGAGGEVNPLPRTPLEVVDVRPTGSCAGVGFQVASATSITATWTTDAPGATCTATFSVRDAQGRVTNAERDGRVLLDLLGYPKSPASISQASYADGTVTLRVDPGQARAAYPALSGFVIRSGGQEVARCAADGVCPPVAAPNGEQRTYEAWAVNAVGESKGSVRTLAWAYDAPLAPTSVTAAPVVTGDGAGGIVSLVIDGIEVGETGSLEISSPVGEVVRVPVNGNRTSVEVPWYRVGSNTASLITVTPYSRFDLPPGLGGSASGAAATVQANGIGSPLSPQLTLSAVSNGDGTATVTARGSAVVNGDGSGLRYGIVQDGDRCRVIDGGETATFPGLEDGEEYAFRMCVESWWDDESFGRVETTATVRAQQSGRAPQGWTFAVDGRPNVQEQRADWVIRENPTTTERLPNRNRAEFQGWGPGSTVFGQDPGIQVRYVHEFWGTATTWSTVTPRAGSAPYQVQANWTVTSCVGGSPLAYRGQSSNAPNGSSAVFAFGNSQLRYYDEDERLLPHTVDTWDVPIGAKRVEGISVTVNWDAQGWGLAPASTEFSAACQPNNGNPEPPPAP
- a CDS encoding MoxR family ATPase; translated protein: MTITQEQADWFAQTFGQIADNVERAVLGKRHVVELVLTAMLSDGHVLLEDVPGTGKTSLARAMGQSVQGTNTRIQFTPDLLPSDITGLSVYDQKEGVFEFHAGPIFANIVLADEINRASPKTQSALLEVMEEGRVTIDGVSREAGIPFLVLATQNPVEQAGTYRLPEAQLDRFMMRTSLGYPDHAATVRILDGAAIATADLGPIITPQALVGMADLAAQVYVDALVLDYIARLVDGTRTADEVRLGVSIRGALALTRAARTRAASQGRTYATPDDVKTLAVPVLSHRLILHPEAEFDGVTQETVVGQVLLDVAPPARREAV
- a CDS encoding DUF58 domain-containing protein gives rise to the protein MSTPERAAAGRGDRRRGGTGTLEPRITRTVSSTGTEGRTHLTTTLTGTATSVEPRRGRTFVRAAVWWTAAWRAAGAGISTAAAWSARTVRPAGVLAAVAATAGLLLGVAFGWVEFMVAGAASLLLLLAAVPFLFGARAYDVDLTLTHQRVVAGDGVDGRIIVRNDGHRVALPGRIDVAVGAGLVEFGVPLLRPGHAIEQPLEIPGLARGIVTVGPATTVRSDPIGLLRREHSFPDVHDLYVHPRTTGLPSTSAGLIRDLEGSPTRRLVDADMSFHAIREYVPGDSRRQIHWRSTAKTGRLMVRQYEESRRSRMAVVLAVAAAEYADADEFELAVSCAASLGLRAVHDARDVQIVTGSEIPRVVRGRLRAIRRIPAAAPRPMLDGFSGVDLLESTMPVGEVCRLAAESGERLSIAFVVVGSRVPLTRLQQAALAFPADTAVVGIMCDERAHPRMQPLSSMTVLTVGTLDDLSGLLLRGATS
- a CDS encoding transglutaminase domain-containing protein; translated protein: MSGPIPVPMRTDAASAGAAETSALRAPRLVPRIGVGVAFAVVIAAIAAVAAWPIYRSGSFTVLVVAGTLVGGGTAALAWWRGWNGWSVAGLLAAAVLLLGIPLAVPSRLGSPQDLLRGLGELASGLVLGWKDLVTVELPVGSYRNLLVPALVVFLVGTCALLLLAWRQDSAACAAVPVALGMVTFGLFFGRTTVSVPWQLGPVALYAPVETAVGIAGLVTCLLWLAWRTHDERIRALQRAAASSGVRISRRPTGADRRRTALGAAMVAGALVLAVAVVPFAARGAERDVLRSAVGPDIDLSAEVSPLAEYRALFGDDRADDVLFTVEAAEGSGIALPERVRIATLDAYDGEVFRSGGEGAVDAGRFVRVPSILDAGEGSPVEARVEIDAWDGIWMPTAGRLSTVEFEGDRSASLADRFYYNAAAAAGVQTAGGGLSAGDSYVVRGVEPPTADLAELEAPGSPGGVAAPESLRTWMDEHATGSGGAALAGLVSLLRERGYLSHGLSRGAEQPAWAAALPDYTFQPSASGHSLARVDTMFARLLERETDQRATASDNYVAAIGDDEQFAVAVALMARELGFPSRVVLGARLTSAEPGLATCDDGACRAQDLTAWTEVQSAAGEWVAVDVTPQYAVSPSLDVTEQRDPENVTEVRPESVEEVVPPDPAQEDSGQERTPEEDSAVDLAWLWPALRIGGIALLVLALAFGPLLIVVGTKAARRRARRRTGTPAARIAGGWDEYVDAALDTGRTAPKTLTRSELAAAFATSAGAELARAADRAVFSRAELSADEARRYWAAVDAERRILRREKGFWRGARATVSLRSLLRPLAPETGVRSRFAERGRRRAQPVRPMP
- a CDS encoding DUF5684 domain-containing protein — translated: MNATDATAAVFGTLTGLLLFAGLYVWTALALSAVFRKSGEESFKAWVPILNIVVVLQLAGLSPWLVILAFFPFVNIAFLVILAIALYRLNVAFGFGAGMTVVGVLLFPVWASIVGWGSARWVGREQSSASRGAHGGGVRRGSADTAGLPPLPPFPTPAPHSGEGAAFPAAATGASGFAPPPNAAPAFPATNVPAAPAADAHEVAPPVGGWTPPPLPGRPVAAPVAAGWAEDDAHDAEPAPADRWQGFGQDAADLSSEVTGAVPGAPAPISAVPIAPRSFVSPAPVSSTAAPVAASDPSAAPEGSTGEHLTRPPVMRVPVADAPSAEAEPWAPARSPMSDADAFPEASGPVSAIAGAPDAGVPLSARSSVSAFHGKPEIPDEDVFDETIIARRKRTDWTLVPPTGDPVALSAEVVILGRRPAGDPDFPGAQLVSIHDGTVSKTHARLTLRDDRWYVTDLDSTNGVLFATVMGTEVEAPTGEEVEAGDRFLLGDAEVRLRRSDG